GATGCCTCTTCTCCGGCAAAAATCTGATAATTCTCTACTCTATACTCTGCCCCAAAGGCAATATTGGATCCTGCCAGCATATACTCATTATATTTCGAAAAGTGAAGACCAGTGGTATTTTGGGCCAGTTTAAACCCACCTGCATCAAAATAAGTGGGTGATTTCTCCAACAATGAGGCATTGAGTGTACCATCTACATAATAGTGAAATATGTTTTGCCCGTAAGTATTATTAAAGTCGATCTTCCATCCATTGGCATCCGTCTTTATTCCTGCAGAAACTGACTTATCGCTAATATTAGACAAAATATGAGGGTCGAAACCATTAGGGTAAATGGCCTGAACATTTCGATCTTCATCGGCACCACGGGTCCAGGCATAGGCATCCGTGTCTCTGAAGTTATATCCCCCAAATGCATAAAATTTAGTTTCTCCTTTTAGCGGCATCTCTGCATTGAAATACGCACCAAAATTATCTGATTCAGCATCGCCAAATTTACGGCGGTAGACATCATACACCACAGGGTCAGCAGGACGGTTTGTTCTCCCTTTATGCAGGTAATCCAGCGTTACATTTACAAAACCTCCGTTACCCGTTTCGAATCCGTAATTGCCATTTACCTGCACCATTTCTCCGTCGCCCTCTTTTCGCACCCCTGAGTTAACCCAGCCAGTGAACTTCCCCACACTGGATTTAAGTACAATATTGAGCACGCCGGCAATGGCATCTGAGCCATACTGTGCACTGGCTCCGTCTCGCAATATTTCAATTCTGTCAATGGCAGAAACGGGTATAGCATTCAGGTCAGTTCCCGTATTGCCTCTGCCTCGTGTACCGAAAATATTGATGAGTGATGACTGGTGTCGTCTTTTACCATTAACAAGAACCAAAGTCTGATCCGGTCCTAATCCCCTAATGGTTGCCGGATCGATGTGATCACTACCATCCGCTCCCGACTGTCGATTGGCATTATATGATGGCGCCACATACTGAAGCATTTGATTTACATCAAGCTGCCCTGAGGTAGTTGCCACCTCCGACAAGGGAATGATATCAACAGGCACTGGGGTTTCAGTGGCTGACCTGTTTAGGCTTCTTGAGCCTACAATCTCAATTTCCATAAGTTGTGTCAGATTCGGTAGCATTACGACATCAACTATAGATTTACCGTCAATAAAAACCTCCTCAGTATCAAATCCTATAAAGCTGAATTGCAGTACTGCCTGATCAGAGCCGGCCTGAAGTGCGTATTTACCATTCAGATCAGTAATGGTTCCGTTTCCGGTTCCTTTCTCCACTATATTCACCCCAACTAAAGGCTCTCCTTCAATATCCTTTACTATGCCACTAACTGAAAACTGTGCACAGGACATACCGATTATCCCAAAAGATAACAGGATAACCATAATACATTTGTGTAGTTGTGTTGTCATACTTATTTGATTTAGGATTTACTGACTCGGAAAACTATTACAATATAGCAATAGAATGAAACAAATAAGACATTGACCCAACACTACAATTGCATTGAGTCAGGAACAAAACATCAAGAATTTCACGATCAGAATGATATGAATTTACAATGCATGCCGCTCCTCCCAAATAGCAAATGGATGTTTTACATAAACGGAAGGCTGATAAAAAAGAAAAGCCGTTACAACATAGTCGCAACGGCTTTCCTATTATCAAATAACTATTTTTATCCTATAGCTACTCTTTTGAATTCTGCTACTGTTAAACCTTTTGATATGCTATCAAGATAGCCTGCTACTGTTACAGAGCTATCCTTAACGAACTGCTGGTTTAACAAAGTATTATCCTTGTAGAATCTCTGAAGCTTACCCTCAGCTATTTTTTCTACAATGTTTGCAGGCTTCCCTTCAGCCAAAGCCTGTTCCTTACCTATCTCCAATTCCTTCTCAACTATTGTAGCATCAACGTCATCCTTATCTACAGCTACAGGATTCATGGCAGCAATCTGCATACCTACATCCTTACCTGCTTCCTGTACATCAGCACCGTTAACACCTTTAAGAGATACCAATACTCCTAATTTGCTACCAGCATGAATGTATGGCACTACAGCCTCACCATTTACTCTCACGTATTCACTGATCTCGATCTTCTCACCAATCTTACCTACAAGTTCAGTGATTTTTTCCTCTACCGTAAGATTTCCAAGTTTCTCTTGCTTAAGAGCATCGATATTGGCCGGTTGCTTCTCAAAAGCAACATCAAGAATAGCATTTCCAAGGTTCTGAAACTCTTCGTTCTTTCCAACGAAGTCAGTCTCACAATTCAAAGCAATAAGGATACCTTCTGTACCATCACCGTTTGTTCTTACGAAAACAGATCCTTCTGTAGTATCTCTGTCAGCTCTTGAAGCTGATACTTTCTGCCCTTTCTTTCTTAGAAGGTCTATTGCCTTGTCAAAATCGCCATCAGCTTCGGTAAGTGCCTTCTTGCAATCCATCATTCCGGCACCAGTCATTTGCCTAAGCTTATTTACGTCTTTTGCTGTAATAGCCATAGTTACTTATATTTTAATATTCTTAATTTGATTTGTCTTTAATAAAAAATTGAACATCA
This region of Fulvivirga ulvae genomic DNA includes:
- a CDS encoding TonB-dependent receptor — protein: MTTQLHKCIMVILLSFGIIGMSCAQFSVSGIVKDIEGEPLVGVNIVEKGTGNGTITDLNGKYALQAGSDQAVLQFSFIGFDTEEVFIDGKSIVDVVMLPNLTQLMEIEIVGSRSLNRSATETPVPVDIIPLSEVATTSGQLDVNQMLQYVAPSYNANRQSGADGSDHIDPATIRGLGPDQTLVLVNGKRRHQSSLINIFGTRGRGNTGTDLNAIPVSAIDRIEILRDGASAQYGSDAIAGVLNIVLKSSVGKFTGWVNSGVRKEGDGEMVQVNGNYGFETGNGGFVNVTLDYLHKGRTNRPADPVVYDVYRRKFGDAESDNFGAYFNAEMPLKGETKFYAFGGYNFRDTDAYAWTRGADEDRNVQAIYPNGFDPHILSNISDKSVSAGIKTDANGWKIDFNNTYGQNIFHYYVDGTLNASLLEKSPTYFDAGGFKLAQNTTGLHFSKYNEYMLAGSNIAFGAEYRVENYQIFAGEEASWKNYGIIDTVINNMVVPWDALQRPGGSQGFPGFRPDNEVDEFRTNIAGYIDFEVDFTSRFMLATAVRGERYSDFGTTINGKLASRFALSDRFAIRGSVSTGFRAPSLAQIYFNSVFTDFVSGVAVDKIIAQNNSPITRALGIPPLKQERALNFSAGFTAEPVSRLTLTVDGYFVDIQDRIVLTGAFEDTDPEIGSELQALNVGAAQFFTNAVDTRTTGVDIIVQYSTRMGRGDLKATMAANFNDMSIEDIKTNQKLAGKEDIYFGEREQYFLLASAPDSKINLTLDYTIDKFNINLRLVRFDEVILIDWLGTKDVYEAKISTDLALGYKFTDNIRLIVGGSNILDELPTRQDTETETGGLWDPVQMGFNGAFYFAKLGFTF
- the tsf gene encoding translation elongation factor Ts, with amino-acid sequence MAITAKDVNKLRQMTGAGMMDCKKALTEADGDFDKAIDLLRKKGQKVSASRADRDTTEGSVFVRTNGDGTEGILIALNCETDFVGKNEEFQNLGNAILDVAFEKQPANIDALKQEKLGNLTVEEKITELVGKIGEKIEISEYVRVNGEAVVPYIHAGSKLGVLVSLKGVNGADVQEAGKDVGMQIAAMNPVAVDKDDVDATIVEKELEIGKEQALAEGKPANIVEKIAEGKLQRFYKDNTLLNQQFVKDSSVTVAGYLDSISKGLTVAEFKRVAIG